The Deltaproteobacteria bacterium genomic interval CGCCAGCCAGTCCGGCATGATCCCAAAGCCCAACCGCAAGCCAGCCAATCCGTACATCTTGGAAAAGGTGCGCAGGATGACCAGGTTGGGGATGCGCCCGAATTGGGGCAGCATGGTGAACCGCTCCAGCGGGTCGGCAAAATCAATGTATGCCTCGTCCACCACCAGCAGGGCGCGCGGCGGAAGCATCGCGGCCAGGGCGACAAGTTCCTCGGCCGCACAGGCGTGCCCCGAGGGGTTGTCCGGATTGGTCACGAAAACCAGGGCGGTCTTGTCGTCGACAAGCTCTAGCATTTTCTCGAAAGGGAAGGAAAAATCCGCATTGAGCCGCGCCTGACGAAACTCCACCCCACACAGCCTGGACTGGACGTCGTAAATACTGAAGCACGGATCAAAGGCAACCACGTTGTCCACGCCGGGGCGGGCAACCACGCGCAGCAGCAGATCGATGATCTCGTCGGACCCGTTGCCGGCCACGACGCACTCACGCGGCACGTGCAGATGCGCGGCCAGGGCCTCGGTCAGAGCCGGAGTGCCGGCCTGGGCATACCGGAAGGCCAGGGCGCTGGCGTGGACCAAGCGCTCGCGCACCACCGGAGACACGCCGAGTGGATTTTCGTTGCTGGCCATCTTGACGACGCGGGCCAGCCCATATTTCTTCTTGATCTCATCAATGGACAGGCCCGGCGAATAGGGCTTGAAGCCCTCCAT includes:
- the hisC gene encoding histidinol-phosphate transaminase; amino-acid sequence: MTKVVVRPEMEGFKPYSPGLSIDEIKKKYGLARVVKMASNENPLGVSPVVRERLVHASALAFRYAQAGTPALTEALAAHLHVPRECVVAGNGSDEIIDLLLRVVARPGVDNVVAFDPCFSIYDVQSRLCGVEFRQARLNADFSFPFEKMLELVDDKTALVFVTNPDNPSGHACAAEELVALAAMLPPRALLVVDEAYIDFADPLERFTMLPQFGRIPNLVILRTFSKMYGLAGLRLGFGIMPDWLADLLLRVKLPFSVNILAEQAGLAALDDEVFLAETLRVVREGRDFLSRELTALGCDVMPSQANFLMFTPPMDAWTLFEALLAKGIIIRPLKSYGMPDKLRVSIGSPEENREFLTKIAEVLRGHHHRHS